One region of Ruficoccus amylovorans genomic DNA includes:
- a CDS encoding pyruvate dehydrogenase complex dihydrolipoamide acetyltransferase — translation MAEIIEMPKLSDTMTVGTLVNWLKKEGDEVASGDMICEVETDKATMEVECFVDGVILKHYVPEGGEIPVGAPMCAVGQKGEEPPAVDTEAIADKAEALKKEEDDSGEKPAEKPEEAPTEPAPAQPSGSSKPQPEGRKQEFIPEDEESSDAPEPTEGGRIKVSPLARKLAEQKNIPLTAISGTGPGGRIVKKDVLKAIEEGVKAPAAQSSKPSASSAAPAQYVPAGARIAEEGPIKVTNMRKAIASRLVESKTTIPHFYLEIEVDAAPLLQLRAEINHSLSNRAPEEGGLKLTVNDFILKASTEALRRVPGVNASWMGDHIQQHGAVHMAFGVAVPDGLVTPVIRDAHAKTLRQYSIETKELIQKARNKKLTPNEMSGSTFTVTNLGMYGINSFLGIINPPNAAILSVGATLNKPVVDKSGNITAGQRMMIGLSCDHRVIDGATGAEFLQALQAVLETPALMLV, via the coding sequence ATGGCCGAGATTATCGAAATGCCCAAACTGAGCGACACCATGACGGTGGGTACGCTCGTGAACTGGTTGAAGAAGGAGGGCGACGAGGTCGCTTCCGGTGACATGATCTGCGAAGTGGAGACCGACAAGGCCACCATGGAAGTCGAGTGCTTCGTTGACGGCGTCATTCTCAAGCACTACGTCCCCGAGGGCGGCGAAATCCCCGTCGGCGCGCCCATGTGCGCCGTGGGCCAAAAGGGCGAAGAGCCCCCCGCTGTCGATACCGAGGCCATTGCCGACAAGGCCGAAGCGCTGAAAAAGGAAGAGGACGATTCCGGGGAAAAACCGGCCGAAAAGCCCGAGGAGGCCCCGACCGAACCGGCTCCCGCCCAACCTTCCGGCAGCTCGAAGCCCCAGCCCGAGGGCCGCAAGCAGGAGTTCATCCCCGAGGATGAGGAATCCTCCGACGCCCCCGAGCCGACCGAAGGCGGTCGCATCAAGGTCTCTCCCCTCGCCCGCAAGCTGGCCGAGCAGAAGAACATCCCGCTCACGGCCATTTCCGGCACCGGTCCCGGCGGCCGTATCGTGAAAAAGGACGTGCTCAAGGCGATCGAAGAAGGCGTCAAGGCCCCGGCCGCCCAGTCGTCCAAGCCGTCCGCCTCCTCCGCTGCTCCGGCCCAGTACGTGCCCGCGGGCGCTCGCATCGCCGAAGAAGGCCCGATCAAGGTCACCAACATGCGCAAAGCCATTGCCTCGCGCCTAGTCGAGTCCAAGACCACCATCCCGCACTTTTATCTGGAGATCGAGGTGGACGCCGCTCCGCTGCTCCAACTCCGCGCCGAGATTAACCACAGCCTGTCCAACCGCGCACCGGAGGAAGGCGGCCTCAAGCTGACGGTCAACGACTTCATCCTCAAGGCTTCGACCGAGGCCCTGCGTCGCGTGCCGGGCGTCAACGCCTCGTGGATGGGCGACCATATCCAGCAGCACGGGGCCGTCCATATGGCCTTCGGTGTGGCTGTGCCGGACGGGCTCGTCACCCCGGTCATCCGCGACGCTCACGCCAAGACCCTGCGCCAGTACAGCATCGAGACCAAGGAGCTGATCCAGAAGGCCCGTAACAAGAAGCTCACGCCGAACGAAATGAGCGGCTCGACCTTCACCGTGACCAACCTTGGCATGTACGGAATCAACAGCTTCCTGGGCATCATCAACCCGCCCAACGCCGCCATCCTCTCGGTCGGCGCCACCCTGAACAAGCCGGTCGTGGACAAGAGCGGCAACATCACCGCTGGCCAGCGCATGATGATCGGCCTCTCCTGCGACCACCGTGTGATCGACGGGGCCACCGGAGCGGAGTTCCTCCAGGCTCTCCAGGCCGTACTGGAGACCCCGGCCCTGATGCTCGTCTAG
- a CDS encoding alpha-ketoacid dehydrogenase subunit beta has product MAQITYRQAINDALSEEVERDENVVIMGEEVAQFDGAYKVTEGLLKRFGPKRIVDTPISEAGFIGMGIGASMLGIRPVMELMFWSFSYVAFDQLCNNAAAIRYMSGGLINCPIVMRGPANGGTNVGATHSHTPENIIANHPGIKIVCPSNAYDAKGLMKTAIRDNDPVFVMENTILYNEKWEVPEEEYLVPLGKANILREGKDLSIIAHGRAAITSLKAAEELKAKHDIDVEVLDLRSIRPLDEEAILETVKKTNNVLLVEENKPFCGVGAQLSFIIQEKAFDYLDAPIRRISSIDAPQIYCKKLEDIQIPSVERVVNKVLEMA; this is encoded by the coding sequence ATGGCACAGATCACTTACCGCCAAGCCATTAACGACGCCCTCAGTGAAGAGGTCGAACGCGATGAAAACGTCGTCATCATGGGTGAGGAAGTCGCCCAGTTCGACGGCGCATACAAAGTCACCGAAGGCCTGCTCAAGCGTTTCGGCCCGAAACGCATCGTGGACACGCCCATTTCCGAGGCCGGGTTCATCGGCATGGGCATCGGCGCCTCCATGCTCGGCATCCGCCCCGTCATGGAGCTGATGTTCTGGAGCTTCTCCTACGTGGCCTTTGACCAGCTCTGCAACAACGCGGCGGCCATCCGCTACATGTCCGGCGGGCTTATTAACTGCCCCATCGTCATGCGCGGGCCGGCCAACGGCGGCACCAACGTCGGGGCCACCCACTCGCACACACCGGAGAACATCATCGCCAACCACCCCGGCATCAAGATCGTGTGCCCCTCCAACGCCTACGACGCCAAAGGGCTGATGAAGACCGCCATCCGCGACAACGACCCGGTCTTTGTGATGGAGAACACCATCCTCTATAATGAGAAGTGGGAAGTGCCCGAGGAGGAATACCTCGTCCCGCTCGGCAAGGCCAACATCCTGCGCGAAGGCAAGGACCTCTCCATCATCGCCCACGGGCGGGCCGCCATCACTTCGCTCAAGGCCGCCGAAGAGCTCAAAGCCAAGCACGACATCGACGTGGAAGTGCTCGACCTGCGCTCCATCCGCCCGCTCGACGAGGAGGCCATCCTCGAAACCGTCAAGAAGACCAACAACGTCCTGCTGGTCGAGGAAAACAAGCCCTTCTGCGGCGTCGGCGCCCAACTCAGCTTCATCATCCAGGAGAAGGCCTTCGACTACCTCGACGCCCCCATCCGCCGGATCAGTTCCATCGACGCCCCGCAGATTTACTGCAAAAAGCTCGAAGACATCCAGATCCCCAGCGTCGAGCGCGTCGTCAACAAGGTCCTCGAAATGGCGTAA
- the pdhA gene encoding pyruvate dehydrogenase (acetyl-transferring) E1 component subunit alpha — translation MPDKDYSDAEVNKVLTPEQKIQLYRDMVRIRRFEERSIRVYQQGKIGGFLHLYIGQEAIAVGTVSLLGADDHVITAYRDHGHALAVGMNMNECMAELTGKHTGCSKGKGGSMHFFAPDKNYWGGHGIVGGQTPLGAGIAYALKYRGLKGCCLCFMGDGAVNQGAVHEAFNLAQLMELPVVYVIENNGYSMGTSQVRSSAFNEYLAKRAEGYAMAWDVVNGNNLYSVRAATAEAIKRAHEESMPTLLEIITYRYRGHSMSDPDKTYREKKEIQEYKEKKDPITVFQNILLEEGVLNDELIQSIDKEAKKEADDAANFADQSPFPPVESITEDIYWEEDNRTDETTSQGTIIFE, via the coding sequence ATGCCCGATAAGGATTACTCCGACGCCGAGGTAAACAAAGTCCTCACGCCGGAACAGAAAATCCAGCTCTACCGGGATATGGTCCGCATCCGCCGCTTCGAGGAGCGCAGCATCCGGGTCTACCAACAGGGCAAGATTGGAGGCTTTCTTCACCTTTACATCGGCCAGGAAGCCATCGCCGTGGGCACGGTTTCCCTGCTGGGGGCGGACGACCACGTCATCACCGCCTACCGCGACCACGGGCACGCCCTGGCCGTGGGCATGAACATGAACGAATGCATGGCCGAACTCACCGGCAAGCACACCGGCTGCTCCAAAGGCAAGGGCGGGTCCATGCACTTCTTCGCCCCGGACAAGAACTACTGGGGCGGCCACGGCATCGTCGGCGGGCAGACCCCGCTCGGGGCCGGGATAGCCTACGCCCTCAAGTACCGCGGCCTGAAGGGCTGCTGCCTGTGCTTCATGGGCGACGGGGCCGTCAACCAGGGAGCCGTGCACGAGGCGTTCAATCTCGCCCAGCTGATGGAGCTGCCGGTCGTTTACGTGATCGAGAACAACGGCTACTCCATGGGTACGAGCCAGGTGCGCTCCTCCGCCTTCAACGAGTATCTGGCCAAGCGCGCCGAGGGCTACGCCATGGCCTGGGACGTCGTCAACGGCAACAACCTCTACAGCGTGCGCGCCGCCACCGCCGAGGCGATCAAGCGGGCCCACGAGGAGTCCATGCCGACCCTGCTGGAGATCATCACCTACCGCTACCGCGGCCACTCCATGTCCGACCCGGACAAGACCTACCGCGAGAAGAAGGAGATTCAGGAGTACAAGGAAAAGAAGGACCCGATTACCGTTTTCCAAAACATCCTGCTCGAAGAGGGCGTGCTCAACGACGAGCTCATCCAGTCCATCGACAAGGAGGCCAAGAAGGAGGCCGACGACGCCGCCAACTTCGCCGACCAGAGCCCCTTCCCGCCCGTCGAGTCCATCACCGAGGACATCTACTGGGAGGAAGACAACCGCACCGACGAAACCACCTCGCAGGGAACCATCATCTTTGAATAG
- a CDS encoding GIY-YIG nuclease family protein yields the protein MRLKRRNDSAFPSEECIRKRFDNKNTMASRVMEFCDDNPEFSDVVEMCRPLASNSSERDEQNNLKKGHVYLLKHDRDYKIGHSFDATQRYKQIRVQMPLETEEIHVIETDDCVGIEKYWHNRFENKRLNGEWFRLSRSDVTAFKKRKFM from the coding sequence ATGAGGCTGAAGAGACGCAATGATTCAGCTTTCCCTTCAGAAGAGTGTATCCGTAAACGCTTTGACAATAAGAACACTATGGCCTCTCGGGTTATGGAGTTCTGTGACGACAACCCCGAATTTTCGGATGTCGTTGAGATGTGCCGTCCGCTTGCAAGCAACTCATCTGAGCGTGACGAGCAGAATAACCTGAAAAAAGGACACGTCTATCTGCTCAAGCATGACAGAGATTATAAAATCGGCCATAGCTTCGACGCCACTCAGCGATATAAACAAATCAGGGTTCAAATGCCGCTCGAAACTGAAGAAATTCACGTAATTGAGACCGACGATTGCGTTGGAATCGAAAAATATTGGCACAACCGTTTTGAGAACAAACGATTGAATGGAGAATGGTTTCGTCTCAGCCGCTCCGACGTCACCGCGTTCAAGAAACGAAAGTTCATGTAG
- a CDS encoding NUDIX hydrolase, giving the protein MSSVLPFRISVLLFIRDESGRLLLIERRKAPNLGCWSPIGGKLEMAQGESPFECAIRETHEETGLKITEKDLHLFSMISEKGYEGSGHWLMFLFDCAKPLTALPPEIDEGPMGFFTREEVDGLKVPPSDRHLIWPNYDRHRSGFIALRADCLPESDLQIVVEETHQLSHIRQP; this is encoded by the coding sequence ATGAGTTCTGTCCTTCCTTTTCGCATCAGCGTGCTTCTTTTTATCCGGGACGAATCCGGGCGGCTGCTGCTCATTGAGCGCCGCAAGGCACCCAATCTGGGATGCTGGAGCCCGATCGGCGGCAAACTGGAGATGGCCCAGGGCGAGTCCCCGTTCGAATGCGCCATCCGCGAAACGCACGAGGAGACCGGGCTCAAAATCACCGAAAAAGACCTGCACCTGTTTTCCATGATCTCCGAAAAAGGCTACGAAGGCAGCGGCCACTGGCTGATGTTCCTTTTCGACTGCGCCAAGCCGCTTACCGCCCTGCCCCCGGAGATCGACGAGGGGCCGATGGGCTTCTTCACCCGCGAGGAAGTGGACGGCCTCAAGGTGCCCCCCTCCGACCGCCACCTGATCTGGCCCAACTACGATCGGCACAGAAGCGGCTTCATCGCCCTGCGGGCCGATTGCCTCCCTGAAAGCGATTTACAGATTGTTGTTGAAGAAACGCACCAGCTAAGTCACATTCGTCAGCCCTGA
- a CDS encoding GxxExxY protein produces MSWQNINELCDIVRETAFAIHRYLRNGHLEKVYENALTHRLTKQGLKVAQQHPLTVYDEDGTVLGEYFADLYVENLLFIELKAGKALADEHTAQLLGYLRAARIEHGLLINFGGPKLEIKKYILSQSSA; encoded by the coding sequence ATGTCTTGGCAAAACATCAATGAACTCTGCGACATCGTTCGCGAGACTGCATTTGCCATCCACCGCTACCTGCGCAACGGCCACCTCGAAAAAGTTTACGAGAACGCCCTCACCCACCGCCTCACCAAGCAGGGACTGAAAGTCGCCCAGCAACACCCGCTTACCGTCTATGACGAAGACGGCACCGTGCTAGGCGAATATTTTGCGGACCTTTACGTTGAAAATCTTCTTTTCATTGAACTCAAAGCCGGCAAAGCACTCGCCGATGAACACACAGCACAACTTTTGGGGTATTTACGCGCGGCTCGAATTGAACATGGATTACTGATCAACTTTGGGGGCCCGAAATTGGAGATCAAAAAATACATATTATCCCAATCATCAGCTTAA